The sequence below is a genomic window from Schistocerca gregaria isolate iqSchGreg1 chromosome 5, iqSchGreg1.2, whole genome shotgun sequence.
CTACAATCGATGGCGAATATACTGTCTTCTAAGAAAGTCTGCGTGACTGCAAAACCCGACCATGAGAAGTTATTCAGCATTACAGTTTCTTTATTCTCAAATTTCCATGAGGATCTGCTTCAGATACACAATTCTAGGCTTTAGAATCGCATATGAAGAGATTCATGCCAGAATTTAGATACCTTAGTTTAAAAGATATGCAAATAATATAATGAAACTAAAAATTTGATACTTCTAAACGTCACACAAAAGATAAGTAATAAACCATTCTGTGCATAAGAGAGTGACAAACATTCTAAGATTTGTTTTGGAAAatgtcaaaaatttttatttttttgcctgCAAGCTCTCCTTAGTACATGCATAGCATTGTTCGTCTCTTTGTATTTTTGATATCTCCACTAGTTACGAATTTGCCCTATGGGAGAAGACTAGAGAATCACCAATTATTTCTTGCAAATTTAAAGACCTGTTACTtgatgttttaaaacaggtcgtacacctTACACTTCTCTTTTGTCACATTTTTTCTAGTTTTTTGCTTTGTTTCGTTTTTATCTGCAACTTTTGACATAGAATAATACcttttttaaaaacaataacaacaattttaaGCGGAAATATACatcaaattttgttgttttaagaagaatgtaaaaatttgATAGGATAGAAGAGAGATTCGTTAGTGCCGTCACCGATTGTGATTGGAGGTGAacacctcggaatggtttctttgagctGTTGACCGCGTCAGAAGAaaaatgtttagttagtagcagagAAATGATTTTCCTAATCCTATGCTTTAACATTAGGTACTCATCCGTGTACAACATTGGTTGTTTTCTTGGATAGATCGCCGGTATCGTACACTATACTTACTCTAGTATTCGCTACCCTTATCTGTCTGATCTGTATAATTTGTCTATGTATTTTGATATGTCATGTCGATTTATAATACTAGGTGACTTATCTGCTGTTACATCTCGACGTCTTCCGCCGTCTGTTCCTCTTCAGTGTCACTGTTTTCACTGTCATTGTGGGcgtcgctgtccaccctctggaggtTGTTGTTACGTTGCATATAGGCATGTCTGTTCTGTCGTTTCTGcaggtactcttcatgtgttgtttctgaaatactgtttgTTAATGCATATGGTTGTGCTCATTTTTCTttatctcttattgctgtgtatatttcttttcctgtttctgtgttgtgtaagtgtagcatatgtctATTACCAGTGTAGGATTTACATGAAATgtaatcgcagttgcgaatatggacaaccatcatgtGTGTAACCGAGTgatgacaatggaaatttgtgccgcagttgcgaatatggacaaccatcatgtGTGTAACCGAGTgatgacaatggaaatttgtgccggatcgggaatcgaacccgtgtttCCTGCTTATCGTGACCAGTCGCCATgccattttttttcctctctctctctgttcatttcgtTAGTTATTGGTTGCTTAGGTTGGTCTAGGTGGACGTTacgtgacacccgttcaagttcatcgttgattccttcactcagatttttttaatttatttattttttggtaaacaaagggcagccagccctctgaccgaacatgctgagctaccgagccgactcacgaccagacccaaactttcacATGTCATCAATCATGTGTGTACAAACCTGCAGTCactcatccattatgtatattctcgtacaAGAGACACATTTTAATTGATAGTGGCTTGCCCGCTATCGGCAGATAAATAGGATATTGCAGTGCCAGAAATAcgacgcaatgttccttcggacataattCGTATCTCTGAACAACATAGTATCGTATTTagctgtccaaaggaacattgcatcgtatttctgaaacacacaggcactgaaatatcgaaTGTAGATTTTGTCCTATGGTATATGAATTTCGAACCACTCTGTACGTGCGCCTAGTCATTTCAAACAGATCCTAATCTGGTCAGAAATAAATGCTGACTTCAAAAATAGATGCTATATTTTACAGTCCGAAGTAATGGTATAGCTGCAGATGTAGATGGATGTCTAGGAACTTAGCAGTGTTAGTAGCAGACTTTGCTCCTCCGAGCTGAGGGAAGCCGCACCAGAGCTGGCGATGCGTCTGGCGGGAGAGACGCCGAAAACGGCCGGGTGCCGTCTCGCAAGCGGCGGCTGTTAGTTTTAACGAGGCGACAACTGGGCCAGAGACGGGCGTGGAGCAGGGCGTGACCCCACGAGCGCCGGTATAAAAGCCGGCGGCAGCCACCCCGGAGGCATCGCACCACTCACCCTggtctcagcagcagcagcagcagcagcagcagacatgACGGCAACCGGAAGGACGGCgagggcagcggcggcggcggctctggCGGCGCTGCTggtggcggtgggggcggcggaggcggcggccggCTTCCTGGCCCCCGCGGTCGCCTCGCCTGGGCCGCCGCTCGCCTTCATCCCCCACCCGCACCCCGCCTTCAAGGTGGCGCCCGCCTTCACGCTCGGCAGCGGCAAGACGCTGTACGCCAGCGCGCCCTCCGCCGGGGGGCAGGGGGCCGGGGGCCAACAGGGGGGCAGCGGGGGGCAGCAGGGGGGCAGCGGGGGCCAGCAGggccaggggcaggggcagggccaGGGGCGGCAGGGAGGCGGCGGCCCCCAGTACGTCGTCCCCGGCGCCGTGCCCGGGCAGGACGTCGACTTCGACCCGCACCCCCAGTACAGCTACGCCTACGACGTGCAGGACACCCTCACCGGTGACAACAAGGCGCAACAGGTACCACATCTTACAGTAGTCTTCAACTAACACGAGTTTCCCTAATTcctactcgcattcggcaggacgacggttcaatcccgcgtccggccatcctgatttagcttttccgtgatttacctaaatcgctccaggcaaatgccaggatggttcctttgaaagggcacgggcgacttctacatctacatttatactccgcaagccatccaacggtgtgtggcggagggcacttaacgtgtcactgtcattacctcccttttctgttccagcgtgtatggttcgcggggagaacgactgccggaaagcctccgtgcgcgctctaatctctctaattttacattcgtgatctcctctggaggtataagttgggaaagcaatatattcgatacctcatccagaaacgcaccctctcgaaacctggacagcaagctacaccgcgatgcagagcgcctctcttgcagagtgtgccacttgagtttgctaaacatctccataacgctatcacgcttaccaaatatccatgtgacgaaacgcgccgctcttctttggatcttctctatcacctccgtcaaccTGGTctagtacggatcccgcactgatgagcaatactcaagtataggtcgaacgagtgttttgtaagccacctcctctgttgatggactacattttctaaggactctcccaatgaatctcaacctggtacccgccttaccaacaattaattttatatgatcattccacttcaaatcgttccgcacgtatactcccagatattttacagaagtaactgctactagttttcttttctattctgttTTTAGTAGTACTTCATTCTACTACTTGTTTTCATCTATACATATTACGAGGTGAAGTCTCCCCCTGTGTTTTTCTATCTATGTGAATACTAAACTCAAAAACTACTGTActcattttgaaacaattttgACTAGACGACTTTCTGTTTATCACTATATATAATAAGCAAGTCGTCCGCCAAGCAAGGACGGGACAGTAGTCAAACACGAAACTAAGTTTTAGGAACCCTTTTTTGGGGGTtttaggttggattgtagccttgtaCGGTAGCGAAATGTGGACGAggagtagttcagacaagaagagaatagaaggttttgaaacagAACAATGCAGAAACTTAGGGTAGATCAAGTAAGTAATAAGGAGGTAGTAAACCGAATAGGGAGGAAAAAGaattatggcacagcttgactaaaacacGGGATCGATTGATAGGTCACATACTGAGTCGTCAAGGAATTGCCAATTTGGTAGAGGGatgccaagggatgaatacagtaagcaggttcaaataagtgtatgttgcagaagttattcggagGATAACAGGATAACGTGGACAGttacatgaaaccagtcttcggactgaagaggaCAACATTCGTTCTACATCCACAACTACGTTTCCGCTTTATATCTTTCGttacatgaaaccagtcttcggactgaagaggaCAACATTCGTTCTACATCCACAACTACGTTTCCGCTTTATATCTTTCGTTTTAACCATTTGCTCCTCGGAACTATTTCGGAACTATCGAAGCATCTCCCCTGTTTCTTTTTGAATGTCTATTTTTTAGTACCCGAATAATGTGAAGATTATAGGCCAATTACTTTTATGTGCCAGATTACAAAAATACATTATACACTTCTAGCCGGGACATGTGAAAGCAAAATTAAGAAAAACAAGGGATATTctgcagaagaaaagaaaaaacgacaGGCTGCTGAATGTTTTAAGATGACATCAGGAAGACTGTTAGAAATTAACAGCGGAAATGTATCTGACATAGGTGATAGGAATATTCTTCTGGAGACTATCAAAAATCTTGGTGTAGACTAAAAGAATGAGGACTTAAAAATTTTTGACTAAACGTTCAGTCCAATTCCTCTCGTTATATATTGTACTGATATCGTTGGTCAGGTCTATATATTGCTCCATATTTCCAAGGCTCCACGATTTAACTGATATCTTACCAAAGGTTATTAGTTTCCTCTGTCTGGGAACCTGAACAGATTCCTCTGGATATCGATATCTTCAGAACGAGGTACATTTCATGACATTCCAATCTGTGATCCAACCTTAGTATAACTTTTCATCGTACTGCTTCAATATGTTCTCTcctatgcttcctgtaatctgtacttTGTTTGCTGAACTGGAACTTAAAGTTTCGCAGAAGAGTTATAAATATTCAACAGcctagatcgcataaatatttctttatttaagacaaccggctTTGACAGATTTtagtgtcatcttcaggtcttaagaaCCTTTTTGTTGCGGAAGATGTTCTTTTTACTTCGGACTTCATAATAAGTTGTCACGTGGATAAAAGTCAGAACATTATAAACAGTCTgccataactaaaatatttaagaacGTAAAGTAACTTGTCTAAACGGCCGTGTCCATATATGCATATAGCTGACAGATGATTCTTATATCAGAAAAATGTAGTTCACAGTAGCACATAGGTTCACATAAgctggacatattctaaacagtGAAAATCgacttcaaaaggaacaatgagctgGCGTGAGGTCCAACGCAAAGTGAACtcgttttacaacaaaaagatttttaagacctgaagatgacagcaaacttCGTCGAAAACGGTTGtcttaaatacagaaatatttatgcAACCTAGGCTGCTGGATGTTTTTGAGaaataaaacagatcgctccttcggtGTTCTCAAAATGAGACTACTGAATTCGCAGCACAGCTCAGAATAACTGTCGCGTTTAAAGGGTTTAGGCGTGAAGTGTGAACAGCGGCGGTTGGCACAGGCTTCGGCAGCCctccagtttctacatctacatccacatctacatccatactccgcaagccacctgacagtgtgtggcggacggtaccctgagtacctctatcggttctcccttctattccagtctcgtattgtacgtggaaagaaggattgtcggtatgcttctgtgtgggctgtaatctctctgattttatcctcatggtctcttcgcgagatatacgtaggagggagcaatatactgcttgactcttcggtgaaggtatgttctcgaaactttaacaaaagcccgtaccgagctactgagcgtctctcctgcagtgtcttccactggagtttatctatcatctccgtaacgctttcgcgattactaaatgatcctgtaacgaagcgcgctgctctccgttggatcttctctatctcttctatcaaccctatctggtgcggatcccacactgctgagcagtattcaagcagtgggcgaacaagcgcactgtaacctacttcctttgtttcccggattgcatttccttatgattcttttaatgaatctcagtctggcatctgctttaccgacgatcaactttatatgatcactccattttaaatcactcctaatgcgtactcccagataatttatggaattaactgattccagttgctgacctgctatattgtagctaaatgataagggatctatctttctatgtattcgcatcacattacactcgtctacattgagattcaattgccattccgtgcaccatgcgtcaattcgctgcagatcctcctgcatttcagtacaattttccattgttgcaacctctcgatataccacagcatcatctgcaaaaagcctcagtgaacttccgatgtcatccaccaggtcatttatgtatattgtgaatagcaacggtcctatgacactcccctgcggcacacctgaaatcactcttacttcggaagacttctctccattgagaatgacatgctgcgttctgttatctaggaactcctaaatccaatcacacaattgatctgatagtccgtatgctcttactttgttcattaaacgattgtggggaactgtgtcaaacgccttgcggaagcaaagaaacacggcatttacctttgaacccgtgtctaaggccctctgagtctcgtggacgaatag
It includes:
- the LOC126273390 gene encoding cuticle protein 21-like, which codes for MRANLLMSAFAAAGFLAPAVASPGPPLAFIPHPHPAFKVAPAFTLGSGKTLYASAPSAGGQGAGGQQGGSGGQQGGSGGQQGQGQGQGQGRQGGGGPQYVVPGAVPGQDVDFDPHPQYSYAYDVQDTLTGDNKAQQESRDGDNVQGSYSLVEADGSRRTVEYTADPVNGFNAVVHREGAVEGGRAAVAQPQGPGLKLHAFQAPAVASPLVGRG